Within Persephonella sp. KM09-Lau-8, the genomic segment ATGGGCAAGTGCAGAAATGTTAGAAGAAAATCAATATTTCTTCCTTGAACACAAATACGTAGTAGGATATCTAATCCTAACAATAGGTAAAATATTAGAAATGTGCGGAAAGGAAGAAGAAAAAAAAGAAATAAAAAAATACCTAAAACAACTTGACGCAACACAAGAAGATGAAAAAATCCTAAAGATTATGGACACAATAATAGACAAACATCTCTCTATAGAAAATGGAAGTTTAGAAGAACTAAGAGGATGCTGTAAATAAAAATTAACAACAGCTGATAAAATCCTATATAGGGATAACGGATAAGTTTGATTGCCTGTGTCTTTAAACTACGATAAAACACAAAAAAGAGGGCAAAGTAAAAATGAACCAAACAATAAAACACCTAATAGAAGAACTTATCTCAACACAAGAAGCTTTAAACATAGAAATCAACAAAGGAAATCAAGGTCCAATAACCCTGGAAAATGATTGTGAATTCCACACAAACTGGGCAAGGTACGACTCCACAAAAAACATCAACAACGAATACTTCATGAGATTCTACTATCAAAATAAAAAAGCCATATACCAAGACGAGTTTCTAAATATAAACAACCTGACAATAAGGATACTTCCAGAAAGACCCATAAAAATAATAATAGACTACGAAATTGAAAAAAACCTATCAACAAACGAATACAACGGTCTTATAACAATTCAGGTTTTCAATGAAGATACAGGAAAGATTCTACCTCTAGTGCTCTATATAGACCAACAGGAAACCTTAGATAAGATATACGGAATAATAGAACATTTCAAAAACACAACTGACGTAGAAGATGAAGGATACCTCTACACCGATGATTTAATCGAAATTCTAATAAAGGAACTTAAAAACTACAAAATAGACCTTGAAATCTTCGGATAACAAATCCTACAAAACAAAATCACCAAAAGTTCAAAACAAAAATCACACAAAAAGGAGAAAAAAATGGGATATTACTCTACCCTTAGCTTTGAAGGAAAAGCAGAAAAAATAAACAAAGAAGCTCTTGAAAATCTCAATAAAATGCTACAGGAAGATAAATTCCAAGGATTTGGAGATATGGCGGTAAAGTTTGATAATGAAGGAAACCTCGAAATAGAAAGCTCTGAATACTGTGCAAAATTCTATGATAACGAAAAGTTTGCAAAGGAGCTTGCAAAAGTCATAGAGAAAGGATATGCAATCCTAAAGTTTACGGGAGAAGATGGAGAAGTTTGGGGATATTTCATTAAAAACGGCAGCTTTGAATATGCAGAAGGAATACTTCTTCCAAAAAGAATAATAGAAAGCTTAAATCTTAGTAATCTGTACTCCTGCAAATAAAACCCAAAGTGAGGTAAGAAAAATGATAGAAATAGAAATAAAAACAAATAAACAAAATCAAGAAATAAAAACTGAAATAGATATAAAAACAAATAAAAATATAAATAAAATAGAATTAGAAACAGAACTCTCTAAAGCTGTAAACTCATTTTATAAAACCCCCGCAGCAATAATATACGGAGAAAAACCTTTAAACTTTAAAGTGAGCATCTCCGGAGAAAAATTTAAAGTGTCAAGCAATGTGTTTGAAACACTTGAAACCGGAGAAGTTTTTGCACTATCAGGCATAATTGAAGGGCTAAGGGAATACCTCCTGGAGGTTGAAAAAAAAGAAGCCATTCCTCCAATATCTTCAGTAATGCCAATAACAAAACAAATAAAAACATACGGAAAAAAGAAAGCTGTAATGAAAATGACCTACGAATTCAAGGGAAAAGAAAGCATAACAGTATACCTTGGAGAATTCGGATTTAGACCTTCAGAAAACGCTACTATTTACATTGAAGTAACAGTAGGAAAACCAGACATAGAAGGAAGCACTGTATCTATTGCTTACACAATAAAGTCTTTCGATAAATACTTCAACAGAGTCCAAAATAAAGAGCTCTATACATTTGTAAAAAACTTGCTAGAAGGGGTTTCCCAAGAAGTAATAGAAAAAGCACACATCCGTCTAATTTCAAACCAAAAAGACATAGAACAGGATAGAAACATGATCCTGGATCTACAATCAAAAGATTTTGAAATTGTATTCTCCGATGAGTTTTTATCTTCAATTGAAGACAATCCGATAAAAGCTCTATCCTTTGTGTTAACTCCTCTCTCGGTAGCTATAAGAAAAGGAATTTTGAAAGAGAAAGATATAATATAAGCAAAAGTTTAAAAGAATAAATATGATCAGAGAAAAAAAGAACAAGAAATGATAATAGAAGAAACCCGCTATCTATGCGACAAGAAGTTTCAAAGTTCGAGATACAAATAATTGATAATAAAGTTAGATGTATAGACAAAATAAAGGAATACGAAAATGGAAGAAATGATTCTAATAACAATTATAATAGCTATCATAATGATAAGTCTGCTGTATTTCTCAGGACTTGGAACAAAAGAGTCAGTATTAGCTATAGTAATTGCACTTATGATTATGATTCCCTTTGAAGTTCTATTATACAACGAAGTAAATTCATCGCACCAAAAACAAAAAGAATATCTAAAAGAAATAAAAAATCACGTTAAAGAAGAAAAGCCTGTAATTTGCTATGAAGGAATTTTTTCTAATGTAGGTTTCCTAATCGAAAACCCGAAGCTAATTAATGATAACAAAGTCCTTTCCAAAGATAAGAAGGTATTTAATATAGGCAATTGTGAAGTCGTACAAAAAAAGAAAACTCAAAAATAAAAGGAATACAACACTCCTGCTTTCTTTATAAAAATTCTTTAAGTTAACTACCTCACAAAAAATGAGCTTGGAAAACTGAACAAGAATAACCTACAACCAATCTCCAATAAAAAAACAGGTTTTGCAATTGAAGGTAATACAATGAAATCAAACTTACTCTCAAAGAGCAAAAGAAAAAAACAGCTTGAAAACTTGTTATAATAAAACAAAACAAATAAAAAAAGAGGGACAAAAATGAATTTACTCACTGCCTTATTAACAAAAAAACACGCAAAAAAAGAATGGAACAAAAAAAGATTACAATCTCATCAAGATATGCAAAAAAAATTCATCAAAGGAATTAAAGGATCAGGATTAAGTTTTAGACCACAAAATTCCGTTAAGATAATATAAAAACCTCGAAAAGCTTTATAAAAGCTTAAAATAACAATGACAAAAAAAGCAAAACGCTACATATACTGGCTCTTCTTCCTTATAGACAGTTTCTTAATCATTCTACTTCTGATCTCAATCAATTTAAACAAAAACACTATGGCTCTGGAAGAAGCCTATAAAGTCCTTTCAATTGCTTTTATAATCACTCTTCCCGCTATCATAATTCTCCAAATAAAAATTTTCCTCTACTTAAAAGAAAAATAATACATAAGAAAACCATAAATCATCACCACCAAACAAATACACTAATAATAAAGAGCAAAAACTAGCAATTTCCCAAACAAACAAAAGTTGACTCTTTGAAAAATTTACCTCAAAAAACATACGTAAGAGGATAAAAAATGCAAAACACAAATAACGATTTAATCTTCGTAACCAAAACCTTCGAAAAAAAAGTCAAAGACCTAATAAAAGACGAGAAAACAAAAGATATAGCTAAAAAACTTGAAGAACTAAAAAACCAGTTAAAACTCATATCTCCCGACCATATCCAACAAAAAAGACTTCCAAAGCCAATAAAAACTATCCTCCCGTCTTTCATCCAAAACTTACTAGAGACACCAATAGAAAAAGTCCTGGAAACAATAAAAGAAAATTACGAAACAGTGGAGGAAGCAGTTAAAGATATAGAAAGATACTTATACTTAGCCAGAGACAACCTCTTACTGGACATAGAAGAATTAAAAATATTCAGACAAAAACTTGAAGAATTTATTAGAAAAATAGATCAAAAAACAGCAGAAACAGAAAAACAACTAGAAGAACTTAACAAAAAAAAGAGAGAATTGGAAGAAAAAGCCCTCTCCGGCAAAGATATAACAATGGAAATTCTCGAAATAGACAGTCAACTTTTCGAAACTTCCCAGGAACTCCAGGATCTCCAAACTATCAAACAAGCAATTGGACAAGGAATCATATCAATTCATCAGCTCATAGATACAAACAAAGCTCTAATAACTGCAATAGAAAGAACCATAAAAGTTTCAAAAATCACCATAAACATAGGAATTATCCTTAGGCAAGCTATATCCAACCAATCAAAAGCCATTAAAGCGGTGCAAGATACCCAAAATTTTGCATCGAACTTACTGCTCGAAAACGCAAATACTTTAAAGTCTCAAACAAAAGATATTCAAAAGCTCTATACCCAGCCAGTTCTGGCATTAGACAAAGTAAAAGAAGCATACAAAACACTTATATCTGCTATAGAAGAATTTGAAAATATAAAAAAGCAAGGCCATAAAATAGCAATGGAAAACATAAAAACCTTAGAAGAAATGAACAAAGAACTTGAAACAAAACTAAAAACCTTATAGGAGAAAAAATGAAGGTTTTCGCAATTGAAAAAAGCTTAGACAGCAACATTGTAGCGTTATTGGCAATTCTGTATGAAATCACACTACTTGTAACCTTTATCCTATTTATAGGAGCAATAGTCCTCCAAGCATACCTACCCGGAATTATATATATATTGATAGGCACCCTCATTATCCTTACACCCATATACATCAGTGGAAAAATAAAAGAAAAAATAAAAAGAACACTAATAGAAAGAATAATATTTCTCTTAAACTCCAACGAAAATATATACCCGCTTGGAGAAACCAAAATAACAAAAATTATCAAGGAAAATAACCTCATAAAAATCAACTCCCCTCTCTTAGAACTACTAGAATGCGAGGATATAAAAAAAATAGAAGAACTGTCGGGACATAAATTCATAGCAAAAGAAGATAACGACTTAATATTTAAAAAAGAAAAAGATATAATAAAAGCAAAAAAATCTATACCGATCCCTTATGCAGACATTATCGAAAAAGAAGCTAACGAAATTTTAAACTCCTTACCTCCTCTACTAAATGAACTTTATAAAATATTCGGTGAAGAAATAGAAAAAGGACACTGCAGAAAACTAGAATACAAAAACAACCAAATCGTAATCAAAGAAGGAAACTTGTTCCTGTGTAAAATCATAGCTGACACAAAATTTTTTCACCAAAAAATTAAATGCTACAAATTCTTGACGAAAGAAAACAAAATCCTATATAAAACAGCTGAAATAATTAACAAAAAATACCTATCTAATCTTCTTGAAAGAAAAGGCTTTAAAATCATAAATACTTATCCAGATGAAATGATCGTAACAATACCTATATCAAAAATAAAAAAGACTGTTCAACGAGAAAAGAAAAGATACATTAACTACCCAGAAGTAGAAACATTAGAAAAAAACATAGAAAAGGCTAAGCAAAGAAAACTCACAACAGAAATACAACATGAAATAGAACAAATAGAAAAAAACTACACTCCCAAAATCGTAAGCTTATACGAAAAAGAAAAAATTACCCAAAAAGAATTTAAAGACCTAATCGAAACAATGAACAAATTTGTGGAAAAACTACCAGAAGATGAAAATGAATTGGAAACCCTAAAAATAAAAGCATTCAAAACCTATATAGAAAAAAAATATAAAAATAAATCTTAAAAAACCAAAAATCCAATAAAAAAGGAGGAAACAAACATGAGTCAAAACACCTATGAAACAATATTAAAGAAAATGACAAAACCCGGAATTATCATCTTTACAGCACTTATAGCATTTCTCATCTTAAACCCTTTCGTAATCATAGAAAGCGGAACTGTAGGCGTAAAAGCAACATTAGGAAAATTCGACAATCAAGAACTTATGCCAGGATTCCACCTAAAAACCCCTATCGCAGATAGAATAATAGAAGTAGACACAAAAGTTCACACTATAAACTATAAAGGAGACAAGGACCTTCCTGACAAACGTGGAGTAATCTTTAAACCCTCAATAAACGTCCTAGACGAAAGAGGACTTCCTGTAAGAATAGAACTCACGGCTCAATATAGAGTTATTCCAGACCAAGCATCCGAGCTCTTGCAAGAATGGGGAAGAAACTGGGAATATAAACTTGTAAACCCAACAATAAGAGATGTTGTTAGGGATGTAATAGGACAATACCCTGCTGAAAAACTTCCTGTAAAAAGACAGGAAATAGCGATAAAAATAGAGCAAGGTATCAAAGAAAACATGAGAAAAACATCAAAAGGAAAAATTGAAGTAATAGGAGTTCAGCTAAGAGATATCAAATTACCTCCTCGCATAGCACAGAAAATAGAGGAAGTCCAGATAGCCAAACAGGAAGCTGAGAAAATGAAATACGTAGAAGAAAAAGCCAAGAAAGAACAAGAAGTCAGAAAAATCAGAGCTGAAAGCGAAAAAATAGAAAAAATCATAAGAGCAGAAGGAGAAGCTGAAAGAAAAATAAAAGAGGCTGAAGGTAAAGCAAAAGCAAAAATTCTGGAAGCAGAAGCTCAGGCAAAAGCTAACAAACTCTTAAGTCAATCTATCGATCAAAACATCTTAAAATGGAAAAACCTGCAAGTACAAGAAAAGCTAATGGAAGCAATAAAGGAGAATAAAAACAACAACATCTTCCTAAACACCCCACAAGGAAACATGCACTATTGGGTTAAATAACAATTATCTAAGGGAACCAGAAAGGTTCCCGGGTTATTGCTTTGAGAAGACAAAATAAAAACTTAATATATAATAAAACTAAAAAGGAAAAACACAGTAAATGTACAAAGAACTAATAGTAAACGTAATAATACTTTCAATTCCTTTATCCATAATAACCTACACAGTAATAACTTTCTCGCTAAAAAATGACAAAAACATAAAAGGGATATACGCAGTAACAATACTCTCTTTATCTGGTTTATCCTCTCTCATAGTAGAAACAGTTACAACCGGATTTTGCATAACAAAGATCCCCCTGGAAGAAACACTTCCACTGTTCTTAATTTTATACACTATTCAATTCTACATCTTGGATAAGTTAATAAAAACAATCAAAACAAAAGCTACTCAGTCAAATAAACTACAACGAGGAAGACAATGAAATTTAAAGAAAGATTGATCAAAGATATGGAAAGAAAAGCAAAAATACTAGAACAGGAACCAATAAGAGTCCTTAAAATAGCGGAATACATAAACAAAAATATGCCTCAAACAGTTAAAATAATGGAAATAAACGGACCCCTCCAATTAAACTGGCTTAAAGATAACCAGTATGCAACAGTCCTTTTCGACATAAACGAACCACACAAAGCAGTACCTGTAATAATAGAATTTAACGAAAATAACGAAATAACAAGCATAAAAGGATATACAGAAAAAGCCCAAGAAAAGCTAAATCAATGGATAAACAAAAATTCCACATAATCAAAACCAATTAAAGGAACAAAAATGAAACCAGAACAAAAATCAGATGTACTAATTATAGATTCTAAAATGGACAAAAAGCTAATAAACAAACTTATAAAAAATTACACAATAAAGAAGTTAAAGAAAGCTGAACTCAAAACACTGAAACAAAAACTCCTACATCCTACACAAAGTTTTAAACCCATCAAGTAGACCTCTCTTCATAATATTTTTCCTTCTTCAAGAACTCCTCCATTTCCCTTGACAAGACGAAATACTTATAAATCCCTTCAACTAATCGCTTTTCTCTAACAAAATAATACAGAAAAGTAAGAATAAACAATAAGGAGAAAAAAAACTCAATCAAAATCATTCCCTCGGTTAAAACCCCATATTTTGCATAATAACCCATAAAATACAAATTAACCATCGCAAAACCTAATACAAATGTAAGAAGAAAATGTAAAACCCTCATCCTGAAAGACTTTAAATCATCTTCTAAAAACCTATATCGTAAATCAACAATGGACTTTACTCTTTTTCTTTCCTCCGACGACAACTTCTTCCATTCTTCCAATTCTTTTTCATAATCTTTTCTCAATCTTTCATACTTTCTTTGACTCTCCTCTAAATCCTTTAAAATTTCTTCTGCAACATCCTTCCTTTTAAAAGCCTTTTTGAAAATTGCTAAATCCATAACTACAACCCTCCTTGACACTTAATACTATCTTTACTTATAAATCTATTAATATCTTCAATATCTAAATTATAAATATAAATCGCAAACATAAGACCTATGAAATCCTTATAAGTCCTTATCCTAAAAATCCCTTTTCTCACCTTTTCGTATATCTCTCTTGCATAAGCATCGTAATCTGTATCTTCGTGTAAAACTTCTTTTATCTGTCCTCTGGTTATTTCTTGAAATTCCCGGTAGCTAATTCTTTTAGGACTTTCAGATTTTGGTTTTCTTAGTTTCTCTCTAATACTGTCAACCATTAACAGATTTTCTATATCATCGTCAGATAAATCAGTTTTTTCTCTTAAAACCTGCTTAAAAATATGTCTTACAGTCTGCTCTTTTTCATCTTCTTCAGGAATAAGCTGTTTTTCAATGTATTCTACTTTAAGTTTTAAAATCTTTGAAAGTAAAGAAATTATCAACCCGTTCGTAAATATATCGTCTGATACAAGTTCCTGAAGTTTGTAAATATCTATGTCTAATGGATTAAGACCTTCTTCTTTAACCTGCCTTATCAAATCTCTATACAGATTAATAAACTCATAAACTTCAGTCGCTACAATCATAATCTTTCCAGTTCCTCAAGTTCGTCCTGAGTAGTTAGCTTTGTATAGTATTTCAGCGTTGTATTTATATCTTTATGCCCCACCCATTTAGCAACTGTTACAGGTTTAATTCCTTTTGCAACCATATAGCTTATATAAGTATCTCTAAATCTATGAG encodes:
- a CDS encoding toxic anion resistance protein, which produces MQNTNNDLIFVTKTFEKKVKDLIKDEKTKDIAKKLEELKNQLKLISPDHIQQKRLPKPIKTILPSFIQNLLETPIEKVLETIKENYETVEEAVKDIERYLYLARDNLLLDIEELKIFRQKLEEFIRKIDQKTAETEKQLEELNKKKRELEEKALSGKDITMEILEIDSQLFETSQELQDLQTIKQAIGQGIISIHQLIDTNKALITAIERTIKVSKITINIGIILRQAISNQSKAIKAVQDTQNFASNLLLENANTLKSQTKDIQKLYTQPVLALDKVKEAYKTLISAIEEFENIKKQGHKIAMENIKTLEEMNKELETKLKTL
- a CDS encoding prohibitin family protein, which translates into the protein MSQNTYETILKKMTKPGIIIFTALIAFLILNPFVIIESGTVGVKATLGKFDNQELMPGFHLKTPIADRIIEVDTKVHTINYKGDKDLPDKRGVIFKPSINVLDERGLPVRIELTAQYRVIPDQASELLQEWGRNWEYKLVNPTIRDVVRDVIGQYPAEKLPVKRQEIAIKIEQGIKENMRKTSKGKIEVIGVQLRDIKLPPRIAQKIEEVQIAKQEAEKMKYVEEKAKKEQEVRKIRAESEKIEKIIRAEGEAERKIKEAEGKAKAKILEAEAQAKANKLLSQSIDQNILKWKNLQVQEKLMEAIKENKNNNIFLNTPQGNMHYWVK